One segment of Anguilla anguilla isolate fAngAng1 chromosome 1, fAngAng1.pri, whole genome shotgun sequence DNA contains the following:
- the LOC118223648 gene encoding uncharacterized protein LOC118223648 isoform X4 — MMCKVESSTDSESDTSPRWSDTSTKGCVSNTSESRTHKMLTFVPKPGRYQLPSLDPYDGSSEDSGSSKCGPKGQRQGGCRMRSRGRRGTANAATFSREVGKCGAQASTPTLPAPDVQMRSSSDSEIRKADHGLLSPKGHKEHMKEMAIDSGMHTESSLCTPGVFAYVGVTPVRLPESPSHKSQAGSHRLHPKSPNSPTPLKSLPKRKSCFPGAEAGERGPRKRQCVVDMEVAHFPL, encoded by the exons ATG ATGTGTAAAGTAGAATCCAGCACGGACTCGGAGTCAGACACTAGTCCGAGATGGTCTGACACAAGCACCAAG GGATGTGTTTCTAATACATCTGAGAGCCGAACCCACAAGATGCTGACATTTGTACCAAAGCCTGGACGCTATCAACTACCA TCTTTGGACCCCTATGATGGGAGCTCAGAGGACTCTGGGTCATCTAAATGTGGCCCAAAAGGACAGCGGCAGGGAGGCTGCAGAATGCGGAGCAGGGGTCGCAGGGGGACTGCAAACGCAGCTACTTTCTCCAGGGAGGTGGGGAAATGCGGGGCCCAGGCCAGCACACCAACACTGCCGGCTCCGGATGTCCAGATGAGATCATCAAGTGACTCCGAAATTCGAAAAGCTGACCATGGCCTCTTGTCCCCCAAAGGCCATAAGGAACACATGAAAGAGATGGCCATAGATTCTGGGATGCACACAGAATCATCCCTCTGCACACCTGGAGTCTTTGCCTACGTGGGTGTGACTCCTGTCCGACTGCCTGAAAGCCCCTCCCACAAGAGCCAGGCGGGATCTCATAGGCTGCATCCCAAATCTCCCAACAGCCCAACGCCTCTAAAGTCCCTTCCCAAACGCAAGTCATGTTTCCCAGGTGCTGAAGCAGGGGAGCGCGGTCCAAGGAAGAGGCAATGTGTTGTGGACATGGAAGTGGCCCACTTTCCCCTGTAG
- the LOC118223648 gene encoding uncharacterized protein LOC118223648 isoform X3, with product MEMCKVESSTDSESDTSPRWSDTSTKGCVSNTSESRTHKMLTFVPKPGRYQLPSLDPYDGSSEDSGSSKCGPKGQRQGGCRMRSRGRRGTANAATFSREVGKCGAQASTPTLPAPDVQMRSSSDSEIRKADHGLLSPKGHKEHMKEMAIDSGMHTESSLCTPGVFAYVGVTPVRLPESPSHKSQAGSHRLHPKSPNSPTPLKSLPKRKSCFPGAEAGERGPRKRQCVVDMEVAHFPL from the exons ATG GAGATGTGTAAAGTAGAATCCAGCACGGACTCGGAGTCAGACACTAGTCCGAGATGGTCTGACACAAGCACCAAG GGATGTGTTTCTAATACATCTGAGAGCCGAACCCACAAGATGCTGACATTTGTACCAAAGCCTGGACGCTATCAACTACCA TCTTTGGACCCCTATGATGGGAGCTCAGAGGACTCTGGGTCATCTAAATGTGGCCCAAAAGGACAGCGGCAGGGAGGCTGCAGAATGCGGAGCAGGGGTCGCAGGGGGACTGCAAACGCAGCTACTTTCTCCAGGGAGGTGGGGAAATGCGGGGCCCAGGCCAGCACACCAACACTGCCGGCTCCGGATGTCCAGATGAGATCATCAAGTGACTCCGAAATTCGAAAAGCTGACCATGGCCTCTTGTCCCCCAAAGGCCATAAGGAACACATGAAAGAGATGGCCATAGATTCTGGGATGCACACAGAATCATCCCTCTGCACACCTGGAGTCTTTGCCTACGTGGGTGTGACTCCTGTCCGACTGCCTGAAAGCCCCTCCCACAAGAGCCAGGCGGGATCTCATAGGCTGCATCCCAAATCTCCCAACAGCCCAACGCCTCTAAAGTCCCTTCCCAAACGCAAGTCATGTTTCCCAGGTGCTGAAGCAGGGGAGCGCGGTCCAAGGAAGAGGCAATGTGTTGTGGACATGGAAGTGGCCCACTTTCCCCTGTAG